Genomic DNA from Sphingomonas hankookensis:
GCGGTCCGCGCCTATCATGCGGAGAAGGAACGCTAATCGCTTTGCGATACGGCCGAGGTGCGATTTGACGTGCTTTGAGCCGGGAATGTTGTAAAACGGCAACTATGGTTGCAGCGTTAACGGAACCGAAGCGCGCCACATCGATCCCGGCGCAGTGGTTCCCGGCGATCGAGGTCGCCGTATTGGGGGCGGTGATCGCCGTCGGTGTCGGCAGCTATCTGCTGTTCGACGGATCGCAGAGCACGCGGGGCCAGTTGCCGACGCCGTCGCTGATGGCGCTGGTGCTGATCGCGAACCTGATCCCCGCCATGGCGCTGCTGGTGCTGGTCGGCCGGCGGATCGCGATGCGCCGCGCCGCCCGGTCGCAGATTGGCGGTACGGGGACGCTTCACGTCCGGCTTGTCGCGCTGTTCTCGATCCTCGCCAGCGTACCGATGCTGCTGGTCACCATCGTCGCGTCGTTCCTGTTCCAATATGGCGTCGAATTCTGGTCCTCGCCACGTGCGCGCGGCATTTTCGAGAATGCCCAGGTACTGGCGCAGTCGTCCTACAATGAATTTCTCGATGCGGTTGACGGTCAGAACGTCGCGGTCGCCTCCGACATTCGTCGCATGCTGCTGAATAATCGCTACTCGATCGACAGCGACGAATTCCGCCTGCTGTACCAGAACAGCATCGTGTTCCGCTCGCTGAGCGATTCGGTGGTATTCGAGATTCCGCCCGACGGCCGCCCGCGTTCGCTGGCGTCTGCCTCGATCTACGAAGGCCCGTTGCGCTGGAGCATCGATCCGAAGTCGATCGCTGCCCTGCGCGCCGGCAAGCCCAGCTATGTCAGCGTCCGCAACCGGCAGGTGCAGTCGGTAACGCGGGTGATGGACACGCCTTATTATGTCTATTCCGCACGCGACATCGACCTCGCGACTTATACCGAACGTCTCAGCCGCACCCGTGCGATCCTGTCCGATTACGACGCGCTACTTGCCCGCTCCCGCAGCGTCCAGCTCCGCCTGAACATCGCACTGTTCGTCGTCTCGCTCATCATCGTCGGCCTCGCCGTCTTCGTGGCGCTAGCCGTCGCCGACCGCCTCGTCCGCCCGGTCGGCGCGCTGGTCGGCGCCGCCCGCCGCGTGGCCGGGGGCGACCTGTCGGCGCGCGTGCCTGAGCCAAACGGCACACGACAGAAGGACGAGATCGGCACGCTGGCCAGCGCCTTCAACAGCATGACCGAACGGTTGCAGGAACAGACCGGCGAACTCGTCGCCGCCAACGCCCAGATCGACAGCCGCCGCGCCCTGATCGAGGCGGTCATGTCGGGCGTCAGCGCCGGCGTCGTCTCGGTCGGCCCCGACCGTACGATCAAGCTCGTCAACAGCTCGGCCACCGCGCTGCTCAAGACCGGCAACACCCCGCTGGTCGGCCGTCCGCTGGGCGATGTCGCCCCCGAACTCGACGCGCTGCTGGGCGGCGAGACGCAGGACGCGATCATCCAGCTGGCGTCGGGTGGCGAGGCCAAGACGCTCGCCGTCCGCATCACTCGCGACGATGGCCAACACATCCTGACCTTCGACGACATCACCCAGCAGCTGCTCGACCAGCGCCGCGCCGCCTGGTCCGACGTTGCCCGTCGCATCGCGCATGAGATCAAGAACCCGCTGACCCCGATTCAGCTCGCCGCCGAACGGCTCCAGCGCCGCTATGGCACCAAGCTGACCGAAGACGATGGCACCTTCGCCCGCCTGACCGAGACGATCGTCCGACAGGTCGGTGACCTGCGCCGCATGGTCGACGAATTCTCGTCCTTCGCGCGGATGCCGAAGCCCGTATTCCGCCACGAATCGATCGCCGAGCTCGCCCGGCAGAGCCTGTTCCTGCACGAGGTTGCGCATCCCGACATCGATTTCGCGCTCGAATCCGCCGGCGCCGCGCCGCTCGTCTGCGACCGTCGCCAGCTGGGACAGGCACTCACCAACATCGTCAAGAACGCGACCGAAGCCGTCGCCGCCCGTCCCGAAGGCGCCCCCCGCGGCCGGATCGAAATGGACGTCCGTTACGATGCGCAGGGGCGGATGCACATCGATACCAGCGACAACGGCATCGGCCTGCCGATCGAGCGCGATCGCATCGCCGAACCCTATATGACCACGCGCAAGGGCGGCACCGGCCTCGGCCTCGCCATCGTTCGCAAGATCGTCGAAGAACATTTCGGAACCATATCGTTCGCCGACCGTCCCGGTGGAGGGACGATCGTATCGATCATCTTCGATCCCGCGATCCTGGCCGCGCTGGCCGGGACCGGGACAGCGGAAGATGACGATTCACAGGAGGTTACAACGCGCCACCCCATGCTTACCCGGACCGGAACGCCCGCATGAAGCTCGACATTCTCGTCGTCGACGACGAAACCGACATCCGTGAACTCGTCGCCGGCGTTCTGGAGGACGAAGGCTATGAGACGCGCGGCGCGGCTGACAGCGATGCCGCACTCGAAGCGGTGGCCCAGCGGCGTCCATCGCTGGTGCTGCTCGACGTGTGGCTGCAGGGTTCGCGCCTCGACGGGCTTGAGTTGCTCGACGAGTTGAAGGCGCGCGATCCGTCGTTGCCGGTGCTGGTCATTTCCGGCCATGGCAATATCGATACCGCCGTCGCCGCGATCCGGCGCGGCGCCGTCGACTTCATCGAAAAGCCGTTCGAGGCAGAACGGCTGCTCTTCCTCGTCCAGCGTGCGACCGAAACCGAGCGCCTGCGGCAGGAGGTCGCGTCGCTGCGTGCCTCGGCCGGCCGCGAGGACGACCTGACCGGCAGCTCGACCGCGATCAACAGCGTCCGCGCAACGCTGAAGCGCGTCGCCGGCACCGGTAGCCGCGTGCTCATCACCGGCGGGGCAGGGGTCGGCAAGGAAGTCGCCGCCCGGCTGCTCCATGGATGGAGCCAGCGGGCACAGGCGCCATTCGTCATCGTCAGCGCGGCGCGCATGACGCCCGAACGTGTCGACGAAGAACTGTTCGGCGTAGAGGAGGGCGGCAATCTCGTCCGGCCCGGCCTGCTCGAACAGGCGCATGGCGGGACGCTGTTCCTCGACGAAATCGCCGACATGCCGATCGCGACCCAGGCGCGTATCCTGCGGGTGCTGACCGACCAGAGCTTTACCCGCGTCGGCGGCACGCGGGTCGTGAAGGTCGATGTCCGCGTCGTCTCGGCGACCGCGCGCGATCTTCAGCAGGAGATCATCGACGGCAATTTTCGCGAGGATCTCTATTACCGCCTCAACGTGGTGCCGGTGCAAATCCCCTCGCTGGCCGAACGGCGTGAGGATATCCCCCCGCTGGTCGAACATTTCGTCGCGCATTACGCCAACGAACGCCGGGTCCAGACGCCGGAGGTCGCGCCCGACGCAATGATCGCGCTGCAAAGCTATGAATGGCCGGGCAATGTCCGCCAGCTGCGCAACGTCGTCGAACGCACCGTCATTCTGGCACCGGGCAACCGTATCGCGCGGATCGATATCGATCTGTTGCCGCCCGAAGTGCTCGGCTCGGCAGGCGACGGGGCGGGGGGCGCCACCGCCAGTGCGATCATGGGATCGCCGCTGCGCGAGGCACGGGAGTCGTTCGAACGCGAATATCTGCGGGTTCAGATCCGCCGCTTTTCGGGCAATATTTCGCGCACCGCGACCTTCATCGGCATGGAACGCTCTGCGCTGCACCGCAAATTGAAGCTGCTCGGCATTACCGAAACGCGCGGCGACGAATAGCGCCGTTCGAACCATTGCGGCGGCGCGGGGTAGGGCCTAAATTACTGGCTCCGCGCCACAGGGGTGCGGCAACCGGGTGACGGTTAAAGACACTCAGCGGGAAATTCCCGCCAAGAACAAGGGCAAGTCATGGCCGAACGGCAAGGGTCGCTTCAGGACCTGTTTCTCAACTCGCTACGCCGGTCGAAGACGCCGGTCACGATGTTCCTCGTCAAGGGCGTGAAGCTCCAGGGGATCGTGACGTGGTTCGACAATTTTTCGGTGTTGCTGCGCCGCGACGGACAGTCGCAGCTGATTTACAAGCACGCCATCTCGACGATCATGCCCGCCGGCCCGACCGACCTGTCGTCGGTGATCGAGGCCGCGGCGGAGAATACGTCGAAGCACGCACCGCTGCAGGAAATCTTCCTCAACGCCGTGCGCAAGGCGCAGGAAAACGTCACCATGTTCCTGGTCAACGGCGTGATGTTGCAGGGCCAGATCGCGGCGTTCGACCTGTTCTGCATGCTGCTCCAGCGCGAAGGCATGTCGCAGCTGGTGTATAAGCATGCCGTATCGACCATTCAGCCGGCCAATCCGCTGAACCTTGCCGAGGAACAGGCATCGGGAGCGGACGAGGCTTGAGCACCGGTTTCGACCGCGACGCACAGGAGTTCACCCGCGGCGCTTCGGCGATCGTCGTCCTGCCCGACATGGGCGGGTCGGCGCGCGATGCCGATGCCCGGTTGGAGGAAACCGCCGGCCTAGCCCTCGCTATCGGGGTCGACGTCCGACACCGCGTGCCCTTCCGCGTCCGCGCCCCCAAGCCCGGCACGCTGATCGGCAGCGGACAGGTCGATCAACTGGCGCAGATGGTACGCGACGAGGATCTGCAACTCGCGGTCTTCGACGCGGCGCTGACGCCGGTGCAACAGCGCAACCTCGAAACCGCGCTGGGTTGCAAGGTCATCGATCGGACCGGGCTGATCCTCGAAATCTTCGGCGAACGCGCGCGCACGGCCGAGGGGCGGTTGCAGGTCGAACTCGCCCACCTCGACTATCAGGCCGGTCGCCTGGTCCGTAGCTGGACCCACCTTGAGCGGCAACGCGGCGGTTTCGGTTTTCTCGGCGGTCCCGGTGAAACCCAGATCGAGGCGGATCGCCGCCTGATCCGCGACCGGATGGCGCGGCTGCGGCGCGAACTGGATGCGGTTTCGCGCACCCGGACGCTGCACCGGGACCGGCGGCAGCGTGCCCCGTGGCCGGTCGTCGCGCTGGTCGGCTACACCAATGCCGGCAAATCGACATTGTTCAACCGCCTGACCGGGGCGGACGTGATGGCGGAAAACCTGCTCTTCGCAACGCTCGACCCGACGCTGCGGCAGGTTTCGCTGCCTGGCATCGACAAGGCGATCCTGTCGGACACGGTGGGTTTCGTTTCCGACCTGCCGACTCAGCTCGTTGCGGCGTTCAAGGCCACGCTCGAAGAGGTGGTGTCGGCCGACCTGCTGATTCACGTCCGCGACGTTGCGCATCCCGACACGGCGGCGCAAGCGTCGGATGTGGAGGCGGTGCTGCGCGAGATCGGGGTCGACGACACGACCCCGCGGATCGAGGCGTGGAACAAGCTCGACCTGTTGAGCGAGGACGACCGCACCGAGATGCTGGGGGAGGCGGCGCATCGCGAGGATATCGTCGCCTTGTCCGCGCTGACCGGGGAGGGCGTGGATCGCCTGATCCGCACCGTCGGCGACCGGCTGACCGAAGGGCATCGCCGTTACCGCATCGCGCTGGCACCCGAAGACGGTGCCAGTGCCGCATGGCTCCATGCCCATGGTGAAGTGACCGATCATTGGGTCGACGACGACCGTGCATTCTACGATGTGCGAATGGCGCCGGCCGATTATGATCGGTTTCTCACCCGATAGGGCCGCGCTCCATATTCTGGTTCCCGGGGACTTATCCCCCGGGGAAACGTTTCTTCTCCATCGGCGACAAAGGTTACGCTGGATGGGGAAGGGGCCTCTAAACGCCCGGATTCATCCGACGAAAAGGGCAGGAGTCCGCCAGAGTCCGAAAAACGCCCTTCAGGACTCGACAGGCGCGTGCCCGATGCTAGCTATCGGGCGCCGCATCAGCGACTCTACGGCCGAATTTCCTGAAATCGCTGGAAATTTCGTCAGGGAAGGGGGCTGATCTTCGCCCGGACCCACGCTTCTTCCAATTCCGCCAGCGTTCGGTCGCCGAAGTTTGCATCCTCGGCTTCCATCGCCGCGAACCGTCGTTCGAACTTCGCGTTGGCAGCACGCAACGCCGCTTCCGGATCGATACCCAGATGCCGCGCCCAGTTGACGACGGAGAACAGCAGGTCGCCGACCTCCTCCATCCGGTCGGCATCACTCGCCGCCTCCACCTCCGCCAGTTCCTCGTCGATCTTGGCTCGCGGCCCCGCCGCATCGGGCCAATCGAACCCGACCCGCGCCGCCCGCTTCTGCAACTTTTCCGCTCGCGCCAATGCCGGCAGGCCCAGCGCGACGCCGGCCAACGCGCCGCCCTGTCCGGTCTTCTCCCGACGCTCCGCCGCCTTGACCTGCTCCCACAGATGGTGACCGCCAACTTCGGCGTCCCCGAAGATATGCGGGTGCCGCCGCTCCATCTTGTCGCTGATCGCATCGACCACGTCGCCGAGATCGAACAGCCCGGCTTCTTCCGCGATCCGGCTGTGGAACACCACTTGCAGCAACAGGTCGCCCAGTTCGTCCTTCAGATCGGTCATGTCGCCGCGCGCGATGGCGTCGGCCACCTCATAAGCCTCCTCGATGGTGTACGGCGCGATGGTTTCGAACGTCTGGACCCGATCCCATTCGCATCCGCGCTCCGGATCACGCAGCCGCGCCATGATTCCGACGATGCGACCAACGATATCCCGCGGCGGAGCGACCAAGTCGCCACCATCCCCCGCGGCCGCCGGATCGGTCTGTCCAACCTCTGTGCAAACTTCCGCAACAGCATGTTGCCCGGCGGTGGTTGTTGCAAGGGCGGCACGATCGATATCCGCCCGCGTGCTAACGTCGGAACCGAAATGCCGGCCGGTAGCTCCGGTGGCACCATCGTCGCCACCACCACCGGACGCCGGACCGGCGCTATGACGGATATCCCGGTCAGAAATACCGTCCGTCGCACGCGCGTCACGCGTCATGTGAATGCCATCGTGCCCGGTTTCGACACCCATCTATCATATTCCGATAATAAACATTATGTAAAATCATATCGGTTTCTCGGCTTCGAGGACCAACGTTCCGCGTACCACTCGCCAACTTCCGAGCCGCGACAGGAAATTCATACCTACCACGTCCAGTTCACCGAAGGTCGGCGAAATCACCACTGGCAAGTCCCGCGTTTCGAGCGAGCCGATCCGCACCGTCTCGATCCGCCCGCGTGCTGCCTGGATCGTCCCGTTCGCCGTCGACAGTATCACCGGCGGCACCCGTCGCGGCGTCACACCGATCGCCCGCGCGGTCGCTTCGGAGATCGCCGTGGACGTCGCACCACTGTCGATCAGCATCCGGCGCTCGACTCCATTGAGCTGCGCCACCGCCCAGAAATGGCCATCGACCGACTGTCGGATACGCACGGTATCGCCCTCGACGCTTTGCTCGGCAACACCTAGCTGTTCTCCCATCGTTCCCGCCAATTCAGTAATGCGCTCGCGATTGCTGAACGCGACGTACAGGATCGCCACGATCACCGCCCAGCCGAACAGCGACCGAACGACCACGCCAGCCGAGGGCCGTCGTGCCAGCAGCGACGATAACGGCAGGATCAGCATCATCAGGCCGAGCACGACGTAGATCGCCCGATTGTCGGTCACGGGACCAATTCCATCCCGTCATAGCCGGGCTCGACACCGTCCGGCAGGCTGTCACGCAGCGTCGCATAGTCCATCGAATGATCCATGTGGATCAGGACGGTCCGACCTGCCCTGCAGTTCCGCGCGAATTTAATGGCTTGGTCAAGCGAAGGATGCGTCGGGTGCGGCGCGACGCGAAGGGCGTCGACGACCAGAATGTCGACATCGCGGTAGAGTTCGAGCATTTCCGGCGTCACGTTGCTGAAATCGGTAGCATAGCCGATCGAAGCCCGATCGCTGTCGAACCGCAATCCGGCGGATTCGATCGATCCGTGCGGCTGATCGGTACACCGAACCGTAATCGAGCCGATGGTCAGTTCGTCGGGCAGCAAGGCGCCGGCGACCGTAGCGCGATACCCTGCCCGACCCGCGAACACATAATCGAACCGCGATGTCAGGCTCGCCAATGTGGCTGCGCGCGCATAGCCCGCCACAGGCGCACGGGCGTTGTGGAACAGCTGTCGCAGGTCGTCGATGCCGTGGCAATGATCGGCGTGGTCGTGCGTCCACAGCACGGCGTCGACGGTCGCGACATTGGCGGCAAGCAGTTGTTCACGCATGTCGGGGCCGGTATCGATCAGGATGCGCGACCCGGCATGTTCGACCAACGCCGACACGCGCGTCCGACGATTGCGCGGTTCGGCGGGGTCGCAGGCCCCCCAGTCGTTTCCGATCCGCGGCACGCCGGACGACGTGCCCGAGCCGAGGATACGGATCTTCATGCCAGCGTCTTGGCAAAGAGACGGTGAAAATTCCCGCGGGTCGCGTCAGCCAGATGCTCCGGTTCCTCGCCACGCAATTGCGCCAGGAAGCGGCAGGTGTCGGCGACGAACGCCGGCTCGCCGGGCTTCCCGCGATGCGGCACCGGCGCCAGGAACGGCGCATCGGTTTCGATCAGCAGTCTTTCGAGCGGCAGGTCACGGGCGACCGCCTGCAAGCTCAGCGCGCTCTTGAACGTCACGATGCCGGAAATCGAGATGTAAAAGCCGAGGTCGAGCGCGATGCGGGCGAGTTCGGCCGAACCGGTGAAACAGTGGAGGACGCCGGGAAAGGCCCCCTTCCCCAGCTCGTCCCGCAGGATCGCGGCGGTATCTGCCTCGGCGTCGCGCGTGTGGACGACGATTGGTATCCTGGTTTCGCGGCAGGCGGCCAGATGGGCGCGGAAGCTGCGTTGCTGGGCGGCGCGGTCGCTATGGTCGTAATAATAGTCGAGGCCGCTTTCGCCGATGCCGACGACGCGGGGATGCGCAGCGGCGGCGATCAGGCGGTCGGTATCGACGTGCGGGTGCTCGTCGGCCTCATGCGGATGGATGCCGATCGTCGCCCAGACATCGGGTTCGCGCTCGGCGGTGCCGATCACCGCATCCCACTCGCTTTCGCGCGTCGAGATGTTGAGCATCGCCACGACGCCGGCAGCGCGCGCCCGTGCCAGCACCTCCTCCGAGGCATCGGCGACACCCTTGTAGTTCAGATGGCAGTGGCTGTCGGCCAGCTTCATGCGGGTTCGACCTCGGCAAGCGCCAGTCGCGGGAAGATCGGCGTCGGCGGCGCGATGCGGAACCCGGCGCCCTGCTGTTCGCCATACCAGCCATGATCGCCAAGCGCCTCATGCCCCCTGCCCGACTGCCCCAACTGCGCCAACAGGGCGGCAGCCGAGGCCGGAACCACCGGTTCGATGGCGATGGCGAGATCGCGGATCGCGCGGACCAGCGTGCCGAGAACGGCATGCATCCGCTCCGGATCGGTCTTGCGCAGCGCCCACGGCGCCTGCACGTCGATATACTGGTTGCAGGCGAAGACACCGCGCATCCACGCCTCCAGCGCCTGCCCCAGCGCCAGTTCGGCAAAGGCGGAGCGGTAGCCGTCGATCGCCTCACCCACGGCCGTCAACAGCGCGGCATCGGCGGGATCACCCCGCCCCTCGTCCGGCAGCGCGCCTTCCAAATTCTTGGCGATGAACGACAGGGTGCGCTGGGCAAGGTTGCCGAAACTGTTGGCGAGATCGCTGTTGGCGCGCGCGACGATCGCCTCGTCCGAGAAGGTGCCGTCCTGCCCGAAGCTGATGTCGCGCAGCAGGAAATAACGCAGCGCATCGACGCCATAGAGTTCGGCGAGCTTGATCGGGTCGACCACATTGCCAGTCGACTTCGACATCTTTTCGCCCCGGTTCAGCAGGAAGCCATGGCCGAACACCTTATGCGGCAAGGGCAGCTTCGCCGACATCAGGAAGGCGGGCCAATAGACCGCGTGGAAGCGGACGATGTCCTTGCCGATCAGGTGCAGCGCCGCCGGCCAGTAATGGTTCGGCGCATCGGGATAACCCGCCCCGGTCAGATAATTGGTCAGCGCGTCGACCCAGACATACATGACATGGCCGGGACTGTCGGGGATCGGCACGCCCCAGTCGAAGCTGGTGCGCGATACCGACAGATCGGTCAGTCCGCCTTCGACGAAGCGCAGCACTTCGTTACGACGGCTTTCCGGCTGGATGAAGTCCGGGTTGGCCGCGTAGAAATCGAGCAACGGCTGCTGATAATTCGACAGGCGGAAGAACCACGTCTCCTCGGCGGTCCATTCGACCGGCGTACCCTGCGGCGACAGGCGTACCCCGCCCTCCCCGTCGGTCAGTTCCTTTTCCTCGTAAAAGGCTTCGTCGCGGACCGAATACCAGCCCTCATACCGGTCGAGGTAGAGGTCGCCGGCATCGCGCATCGCGGTCCAGATCGCCTGCGAAGCGGCATAATGCTGCGGCTCGACGGTACGGATGAACCGATCGCACGAAATGTTCAGAATGCCCACCATGTCACGAAAATACCCGGACATTTCGTCCGCGAGATCGCGAACCTCGACGCCGCGGTCGCGTGCGGTCTTGACCATTTTCAGACCGTGTTCGTCGGTCCCGGTCTGAAAGAAGACGTCGCGTCCGGCCTGCCGCTGGAAGCGGGCGATCGCGTCGGCGGCGATCATTTCATAGGCATGGCCGATATGCGGCCGGCCGTTCGGGTAATGGATCGCGGTGGTGATGTAGAATGGATCGGACATGGTCCGAGCCTCTAGGCGATCCCGCGCCCCGGCGCCAGTCGTGCGACGAGGCCCGCCATTTCGAAGACGGTCGTTTCCGCCACCAGTGACAGCGCAGGTGCCATCGCCGCCAGTGACCGCGCCTTGTCATAGGCGTCCAGCGCATCGCGCAGCCCCGGTCCGGTTCGGGTACGGGCAGTCGCGGCGATCAGCGCCGGAGCCCGGTCGAGAAAGACCGAATAACGCGGCTGCGCGGTCTTGCCGGCGAGCGACTTGGCAAGGCGCGAGCGGATGCGGTTGTCGGTATCGCCGGTCGCGGCGATTTCCGACAGGTCGCGGTCGAGCGCCGCCACCGACAGCCCGGCATAGGCCAGCGCGCGGCCCGGCGATCCGTCGGCCGCTGCGACCAGTGCCGCGACCTCCGCCGCTTCGATCTCCGGAATGTGCGTGCGGACGACTGCCGCCACCTGATCGTCGGTCAGCGGGTCGAACCGCAACTGGCGACAGCGCGAGCGGATCGTCGGGAGCAATCGACCGGGCGAATGGCTGACCAACAGGAAGATCGTGCCGACCGGCGGCTCCTCCAGATTCTTGAGCAGCGCGTTGGCGCCGGGGCGCTCCAGGTCGTCGATCGCGTCGATCACGATCACCCGCCGCGACGACAGCGCCGGCTTGGTCGCGAACATCGGTTGCAGGGTGCGAACCTCATCGATCTTGATGCTGCGGGCAATGTCCTGATCGGGCTTGTCCGGGTCCTTGGGAAGGCGGACAAGCTCGCGATAATCGGGATGGGCGCCGGCCGCCATCAACTGCGCGACCCGGTGATCCTCGGCAATCTCTCCGCGCATCCGGCTGCGACCGTCGAGCGCCGTCGCGAGCAGCCGCAGCGCCATTTCGCGCGCGAACATGCCCTTGCCGACCCCTTCGGGACCGGTCAGGAGCCACGCGTGATGGAGGGCGGTGCCGTCCGCCGCTGCGGCAAAGGCGTCGCGCGCGGCATCATTGCCGATCAGCCTCACGGCAACAGGTCGGCTATCGCGTCGATCAGGCGCTGCGTGACCTGCTCGACCCGCCCCGACGCGTCGATCCGGCGGACCCGATCGGCCTCGTCGCGCGCGATACGGTCGAAGGTCGCCGCGACCGAGCGGTGAAACCCATCGTCGCGCGCGGCGAACCGATCGGCCGCGCCGCCGTCACGCGCCTGCGCCCGCCGATCCCCCTCACCATCGGGAAGCGTCAGCAGCAGCGTCCGGTCGGGCAGCAAGCCGCGCGATCCGAAGCCGTGCAGCGCGAGGATGGCGGCGTCGTCGATCCCCTGTGCCCCCTGATAGGCGCGCGTGCTGTCGATGAAGCGGTCGCAGATGACCCAGCTGCCCGCATCCACCATCGGCCGGATGCGCTTTTCGACATGGTCGGCGCGCGCGGCGGCGAACAGCAGCGCTTCGGCATGCGCGCTCCACCGCCGGACATCGCCCTGCATCAGCAGGTCGCGGATCGCCTCCGCGCCCTCGCTGCCGCCCGGCTCGCGCGTCAGCACCACATGGATGCCGCGCGTCTCCAGTGCCGCCGCAAGGGCGCGGGCCTGGGTCGATTTGCCGACCCCTTCCCCGCCCTCCAGCGTCAGGAACCGGCCCGCACTCAAGCGAACAGCGAGGTCAGGCTTGCCCAGACGCGACCGAAGAAGCCGGCTTCGGCCACGTCCTTTTCGGCGACCAGCGGCATGCGCTGTTCCCCGGTGTCGGGCGATGCGATGACCAGATCGGCGATATGCTGCCCCTTGGCGATCGGTGCCTTGATCGGACCGGTATAGACCACCTTCGCTGTGATCGGGCTGTTGGTTCCGGCCGGCATGGTCACGGTCAGCGCACGCGGCGCAACCAGGCCGACAGTCGCGGAGTCGCCCAGCTGAACCTCAGCCGTTTCGACGCGCTTGCCGGCGGCGACGATCGGACGTGCACGCCAGGCCCCGAAGCCCCAGTTCATGAACTTTACCGATTCCGCGATCCGCTGGTTCGAGCTGGTCAGCCCGGCCAGCACCATCACCAGACGGCGACCGTCCTGTTCCGCCGATCCGGTGAAGCCATAGCCGGCTTCCTCGGTATGGCCGGTCTTCAGCCCGTCGGCGCCCCGGACGCGGCCGAGCAGCGGGTCGCGGTTCGCCTGGGTAATCGCGGCGCCTTCGCCCAGCGTCTTGCCCCAGGTGAAATCGGTCTTGGAGTAGAATTTCTTGTACAGCTGCGGATGGTTCTGGATCGTCGCGGTGGCGAGCTTCGCCAGATCGCGCGCGGTCA
This window encodes:
- a CDS encoding sensor histidine kinase, whose amino-acid sequence is MVAALTEPKRATSIPAQWFPAIEVAVLGAVIAVGVGSYLLFDGSQSTRGQLPTPSLMALVLIANLIPAMALLVLVGRRIAMRRAARSQIGGTGTLHVRLVALFSILASVPMLLVTIVASFLFQYGVEFWSSPRARGIFENAQVLAQSSYNEFLDAVDGQNVAVASDIRRMLLNNRYSIDSDEFRLLYQNSIVFRSLSDSVVFEIPPDGRPRSLASASIYEGPLRWSIDPKSIAALRAGKPSYVSVRNRQVQSVTRVMDTPYYVYSARDIDLATYTERLSRTRAILSDYDALLARSRSVQLRLNIALFVVSLIIVGLAVFVALAVADRLVRPVGALVGAARRVAGGDLSARVPEPNGTRQKDEIGTLASAFNSMTERLQEQTGELVAANAQIDSRRALIEAVMSGVSAGVVSVGPDRTIKLVNSSATALLKTGNTPLVGRPLGDVAPELDALLGGETQDAIIQLASGGEAKTLAVRITRDDGQHILTFDDITQQLLDQRRAAWSDVARRIAHEIKNPLTPIQLAAERLQRRYGTKLTEDDGTFARLTETIVRQVGDLRRMVDEFSSFARMPKPVFRHESIAELARQSLFLHEVAHPDIDFALESAGAAPLVCDRRQLGQALTNIVKNATEAVAARPEGAPRGRIEMDVRYDAQGRMHIDTSDNGIGLPIERDRIAEPYMTTRKGGTGLGLAIVRKIVEEHFGTISFADRPGGGTIVSIIFDPAILAALAGTGTAEDDDSQEVTTRHPMLTRTGTPA
- the ntrX gene encoding nitrogen assimilation response regulator NtrX, whose amino-acid sequence is MKLDILVVDDETDIRELVAGVLEDEGYETRGAADSDAALEAVAQRRPSLVLLDVWLQGSRLDGLELLDELKARDPSLPVLVISGHGNIDTAVAAIRRGAVDFIEKPFEAERLLFLVQRATETERLRQEVASLRASAGREDDLTGSSTAINSVRATLKRVAGTGSRVLITGGAGVGKEVAARLLHGWSQRAQAPFVIVSAARMTPERVDEELFGVEEGGNLVRPGLLEQAHGGTLFLDEIADMPIATQARILRVLTDQSFTRVGGTRVVKVDVRVVSATARDLQQEIIDGNFREDLYYRLNVVPVQIPSLAERREDIPPLVEHFVAHYANERRVQTPEVAPDAMIALQSYEWPGNVRQLRNVVERTVILAPGNRIARIDIDLLPPEVLGSAGDGAGGATASAIMGSPLREARESFEREYLRVQIRRFSGNISRTATFIGMERSALHRKLKLLGITETRGDE
- the hflX gene encoding GTPase HflX, which gives rise to MSTGFDRDAQEFTRGASAIVVLPDMGGSARDADARLEETAGLALAIGVDVRHRVPFRVRAPKPGTLIGSGQVDQLAQMVRDEDLQLAVFDAALTPVQQRNLETALGCKVIDRTGLILEIFGERARTAEGRLQVELAHLDYQAGRLVRSWTHLERQRGGFGFLGGPGETQIEADRRLIRDRMARLRRELDAVSRTRTLHRDRRQRAPWPVVALVGYTNAGKSTLFNRLTGADVMAENLLFATLDPTLRQVSLPGIDKAILSDTVGFVSDLPTQLVAAFKATLEEVVSADLLIHVRDVAHPDTAAQASDVEAVLREIGVDDTTPRIEAWNKLDLLSEDDRTEMLGEAAHREDIVALSALTGEGVDRLIRTVGDRLTEGHRRYRIALAPEDGASAAWLHAHGEVTDHWVDDDRAFYDVRMAPADYDRFLTR
- the mazG gene encoding nucleoside triphosphate pyrophosphohydrolase, which translates into the protein MARLRDPERGCEWDRVQTFETIAPYTIEEAYEVADAIARGDMTDLKDELGDLLLQVVFHSRIAEEAGLFDLGDVVDAISDKMERRHPHIFGDAEVGGHHLWEQVKAAERREKTGQGGALAGVALGLPALARAEKLQKRAARVGFDWPDAAGPRAKIDEELAEVEAASDADRMEEVGDLLFSVVNWARHLGIDPEAALRAANAKFERRFAAMEAEDANFGDRTLAELEEAWVRAKISPLP
- a CDS encoding retropepsin-like aspartic protease family protein, which translates into the protein MTDNRAIYVVLGLMMLILPLSSLLARRPSAGVVVRSLFGWAVIVAILYVAFSNRERITELAGTMGEQLGVAEQSVEGDTVRIRQSVDGHFWAVAQLNGVERRMLIDSGATSTAISEATARAIGVTPRRVPPVILSTANGTIQAARGRIETVRIGSLETRDLPVVISPTFGELDVVGMNFLSRLGSWRVVRGTLVLEAEKPI
- a CDS encoding MBL fold metallo-hydrolase gives rise to the protein MKIRILGSGTSSGVPRIGNDWGACDPAEPRNRRTRVSALVEHAGSRILIDTGPDMREQLLAANVATVDAVLWTHDHADHCHGIDDLRQLFHNARAPVAGYARAATLASLTSRFDYVFAGRAGYRATVAGALLPDELTIGSITVRCTDQPHGSIESAGLRFDSDRASIGYATDFSNVTPEMLELYRDVDILVVDALRVAPHPTHPSLDQAIKFARNCRAGRTVLIHMDHSMDYATLRDSLPDGVEPGYDGMELVP
- a CDS encoding TatD family hydrolase, with protein sequence MKLADSHCHLNYKGVADASEEVLARARAAGVVAMLNISTRESEWDAVIGTAEREPDVWATIGIHPHEADEHPHVDTDRLIAAAAHPRVVGIGESGLDYYYDHSDRAAQQRSFRAHLAACRETRIPIVVHTRDAEADTAAILRDELGKGAFPGVLHCFTGSAELARIALDLGFYISISGIVTFKSALSLQAVARDLPLERLLIETDAPFLAPVPHRGKPGEPAFVADTCRFLAQLRGEEPEHLADATRGNFHRLFAKTLA